Within Actinomycetes bacterium, the genomic segment GAGCAGGGACCCTCGGGCTTTCCCCTGGGCTTCGCACCCCGCAGGCCAGAGCCTGCGGCGCACGCCAGGGCAGGGACAGGTCTCGACACTGACCCGGGCTACGTCTTCGACATCACATCGAACCTCCTCCAACGCAGCCACTCACCACGTGCGACCTCATGTCGCAGACGCAGCGTCTTGCCGTCGACCGCGACCGCCCAACGCGGCGGGCGGGGTGCCGGCGGCGGCCGGGTGGGTGGTGGCGTGGGCTGCTGGCCGGCCAGCCAGCCACCGATGGCGCGGTCCAGCGCGTCGGGGTCGACGCGGGCCAGCACCCGGCGCACGGTCGCCTCGGCGGGTGGCCGCCAGGCGCCGGTCCACGGGTCACGGCGGGTCCCGAGCGCGGCCAGGACCTGGCCGGGCGCGTCGCTGGCCCACTCGCCAATGGCGGCCAGCGACCTCGCCCCG encodes:
- a CDS encoding transposase family protein; this translates as MTSPDRRACLPIIPIPAAAQRLAPPAALAPDQCRSLLDDLAQIADPRHQRGRRHALGAVLAVAVCAVLAGARSLAAIGEWASDAPGQVLAALGTRRDPWTGAWRPPAEATVRRVLARVDPDALDRAIGGWLAGQQPTPPPTRPPPAPRPPRWAVAVDGKTLRLRHEVARGEWLRWRRFDVMSKT